From Pyxicephalus adspersus chromosome 7, UCB_Pads_2.0, whole genome shotgun sequence, a single genomic window includes:
- the PRMT2 gene encoding protein arginine N-methyltransferase 2 isoform X2 — MSEKEDNEREMNTDSDGTGLNNGQSCSMGSIDINEGDCGVKPLEIANDCLCHNRTNDPPCMEADMAGEIFGCRMKNTSASPTDKTAGQRVVDSLECPAKQTVSGEMKSDLWQAEHENQDDNQCEYSPGESYEQLPDIACLEISSTMDCMAQYPYEDYTYGEFVIMSDFVATEETQLSLSCGDRVVLLCAVTSDWWWVEHNGNCGYVPASHLHRVSDEEDTEDDDPWQDEEYYGSYKTLKLHLEMLSDQPRTQTYRNVILQNSAALKGKRILDLGCGTGIISFFCAQMAQPEVVYAVEASDIAEQTSRLVKENAFSGIIKVIRQKAEDLKLPSKVDVLVSEWMGTCLVFEFMLESVLQVRDLWLEEGGIMWPSTASIHMVPCSAEKEYATKVLFWDSPYGLDFRMLKPMAVQEFLSKPSPDYVLNTDDCLSEPCVLMNLNMKTLKIEELEKMSGPFTFHVKRDGMFHGFTTWFSVEFQNIDNKEHVELNTGPFNPLAARYFQFGDNFHSMRVAEGVCYINKKTRPITL, encoded by the exons ATGTCAGAAAAGGAGGACAATGAGAGGGAAATGAACACTGATTCAGATGGTACTGGTCTAAATAATGGTCAATCATGTTCCATGGGAAGCATAGATATCAATGAAGGGGATTGTGGTGTAAAACCACTAGAAATAGCCAATGACTGTTTGTGCCACAATAGAACAAATGATCCACCTTGTATGGAAGCAGATATGGCTGGTGAGATTTTTGGCTGCAGAATGAAGAATACAAGCGCTTCTCCCACTGACAAGACAGCAGGTCAGAGAGTTGTGGATTCACTTGAATGTCCAGCAAAGCAGACTGTAAGTGGAGAGATGAAAAGTGACCTTTGGCAAGCAGAACATGAAAACCAAGATGACAATCAATGTGAATACAGCCCTGGAGAGTCTTATGAGCAGCTTCCAGACATAGCTTGCTTGGAGATCTCCTCCACCATGGACTGTATGGCACAATATCCCTATGAAGATTACACTTATGGTGAATTTGTCATAATGAGTGACTTCGTGGCTACTGAAGAAACACAG CTGAGCCTTTCATGTGGGGACAGGGTCGTTCTTCTGTGTGCAGTGACATCAGATTGGTGGTGGGTTGAACACAATGGTAACTGTGGGTATGTACCAGCCAGTCATTTGCACAGAGTATCAGATGAAGAAGACACCGAGGACGATGACCCCTGGCAGGACGAGGAATATTATGGAAGCTACAAAACTTTG AAACTACACTTGGAGATGCTGTCTGACCAGCCACGTACACAGACCTACAGAAATGTTATACTACAAAACAGTGCAGCTCTGAAAGGGAAACGAATCCTTGATCTGGGATGTGGAACTGGAATAATAAGTTTCTTCTGTGCACAGATGGCACAGCCAGAGGTT GTGTATGCTGTTGAAGCAAGTGATATTGCTGAACAAACAAGTAGGTTAGTTAAAGAAAATGCATTCTCCGGGATCATTAAAGTTATACGCCAGAAGGCAGAAGACTTGAAATTACCATCCAAAGTTGATGTTCTTGTGTCTGAGTGGATGGGAACCTGTTTGGTG TTTGAATTCATGTTGGAATCCGTTCTTCAAGTTCGGGACTTGTGGTTGGAAGAGGGTGGAATAATGTGGCCGAGTACTGCTTCTATTCACATGGTTCCGTGCAGTGCAGAGAAAGAATACGCCACCAAGGTTCTCTTCTGGGATTCACCCTATGGGCTGGATTTCAGGATGTTAAA GCCTATGGCTGTACAAGAGTTCCTATCAAAACCAAGCCCTGACTATGTGCTGAACACAGATGACTGTCTGTCTGAGCCCTGTGTCTTGATGAATTTAAACATGAAAACTCTAAAAATTGAAGAATTAGAG AAAATGAGTGGTCCCTTTACTTTTCATGTGAAGCGTGATGGCATGTTTCATGGTTTTACTACTTGGTTCAGTGTTGAATTCCAGAACATTGATAACAAGGAGCATGTGGAGCTGAATACAGGTCCTTTCAACCC GTTGGCTGCAAGGTATTTCCAATTTGGAGATAATTTTCATTCCATGAGAGTTGCTGAAGGTGTTTGTTACATAAACAAGAAGACAAGGcctattacattgtaa
- the PRMT2 gene encoding protein arginine N-methyltransferase 2 isoform X3 has translation MSEKEDNEREMNTDSDGTGLNNGQSCSMGSIDINEGDCGVKPLEIANDCLCHNRTNDPPCMEADMAGEIFGCRMKNTSASPTDKTAGQRVVDSLECPAKQTVSGEMKSDLWQAEHENQDDNQCEYSPGESYEQLPDIACLEISSTMDCMAQYPYEDYTYGEFVIMSDFVATEETQLSLSCGDRVVLLCAVTSDWWWVEHNGNCGYVPASHLHRVSDEEDTEDDDPWQDEEYYGSYKTLKLHLEMLSDQPRTQTYRNVILQNSAALKGKRILDLGCGTGIISFFCAQMAQPEVFEFMLESVLQVRDLWLEEGGIMWPSTASIHMVPCSAEKEYATKVLFWDSPYGLDFRMLKPMAVQEFLSKPSPDYVLNTDDCLSEPCVLMNLNMKTLKIEELEKMSGPFTFHVKRDGMFHGFTTWFSVEFQNIDNKEHVELNTGPFNPLTHWKHTLFMLDEPIQTHRGDRIEGSVIFHRNPFWRRHLSVTLNWSVTEESATTAHSVGCKVFPIWR, from the exons ATGTCAGAAAAGGAGGACAATGAGAGGGAAATGAACACTGATTCAGATGGTACTGGTCTAAATAATGGTCAATCATGTTCCATGGGAAGCATAGATATCAATGAAGGGGATTGTGGTGTAAAACCACTAGAAATAGCCAATGACTGTTTGTGCCACAATAGAACAAATGATCCACCTTGTATGGAAGCAGATATGGCTGGTGAGATTTTTGGCTGCAGAATGAAGAATACAAGCGCTTCTCCCACTGACAAGACAGCAGGTCAGAGAGTTGTGGATTCACTTGAATGTCCAGCAAAGCAGACTGTAAGTGGAGAGATGAAAAGTGACCTTTGGCAAGCAGAACATGAAAACCAAGATGACAATCAATGTGAATACAGCCCTGGAGAGTCTTATGAGCAGCTTCCAGACATAGCTTGCTTGGAGATCTCCTCCACCATGGACTGTATGGCACAATATCCCTATGAAGATTACACTTATGGTGAATTTGTCATAATGAGTGACTTCGTGGCTACTGAAGAAACACAG CTGAGCCTTTCATGTGGGGACAGGGTCGTTCTTCTGTGTGCAGTGACATCAGATTGGTGGTGGGTTGAACACAATGGTAACTGTGGGTATGTACCAGCCAGTCATTTGCACAGAGTATCAGATGAAGAAGACACCGAGGACGATGACCCCTGGCAGGACGAGGAATATTATGGAAGCTACAAAACTTTG AAACTACACTTGGAGATGCTGTCTGACCAGCCACGTACACAGACCTACAGAAATGTTATACTACAAAACAGTGCAGCTCTGAAAGGGAAACGAATCCTTGATCTGGGATGTGGAACTGGAATAATAAGTTTCTTCTGTGCACAGATGGCACAGCCAGAGGTT TTTGAATTCATGTTGGAATCCGTTCTTCAAGTTCGGGACTTGTGGTTGGAAGAGGGTGGAATAATGTGGCCGAGTACTGCTTCTATTCACATGGTTCCGTGCAGTGCAGAGAAAGAATACGCCACCAAGGTTCTCTTCTGGGATTCACCCTATGGGCTGGATTTCAGGATGTTAAA GCCTATGGCTGTACAAGAGTTCCTATCAAAACCAAGCCCTGACTATGTGCTGAACACAGATGACTGTCTGTCTGAGCCCTGTGTCTTGATGAATTTAAACATGAAAACTCTAAAAATTGAAGAATTAGAG AAAATGAGTGGTCCCTTTACTTTTCATGTGAAGCGTGATGGCATGTTTCATGGTTTTACTACTTGGTTCAGTGTTGAATTCCAGAACATTGATAACAAGGAGCATGTGGAGCTGAATACAGGTCCTTTCAACCC GCTCACTCATTGGAAGCACACACTCTTTATGCTGGATGAACCTATTCAGACTCACAGAGGAGACAGGATTGAAGGCTCTGTGATATTTCATAGGAATCCCTTTTGGAGACGCCATCTATCTGTCACCCTTAACTGGTCTGTTACAGAGGAGTCAGCAACAACAGCTCACAGT GTTGGCTGCAAGGTATTTCCAATTTGGAGATAA
- the PRMT2 gene encoding protein arginine N-methyltransferase 2 isoform X1, with amino-acid sequence MSEKEDNEREMNTDSDGTGLNNGQSCSMGSIDINEGDCGVKPLEIANDCLCHNRTNDPPCMEADMAGEIFGCRMKNTSASPTDKTAGQRVVDSLECPAKQTVSGEMKSDLWQAEHENQDDNQCEYSPGESYEQLPDIACLEISSTMDCMAQYPYEDYTYGEFVIMSDFVATEETQLSLSCGDRVVLLCAVTSDWWWVEHNGNCGYVPASHLHRVSDEEDTEDDDPWQDEEYYGSYKTLKLHLEMLSDQPRTQTYRNVILQNSAALKGKRILDLGCGTGIISFFCAQMAQPEVVYAVEASDIAEQTSRLVKENAFSGIIKVIRQKAEDLKLPSKVDVLVSEWMGTCLVFEFMLESVLQVRDLWLEEGGIMWPSTASIHMVPCSAEKEYATKVLFWDSPYGLDFRMLKPMAVQEFLSKPSPDYVLNTDDCLSEPCVLMNLNMKTLKIEELEKMSGPFTFHVKRDGMFHGFTTWFSVEFQNIDNKEHVELNTGPFNPLTHWKHTLFMLDEPIQTHRGDRIEGSVIFHRNPFWRRHLSVTLNWSVTEESATTAHSVGCKVFPIWR; translated from the exons ATGTCAGAAAAGGAGGACAATGAGAGGGAAATGAACACTGATTCAGATGGTACTGGTCTAAATAATGGTCAATCATGTTCCATGGGAAGCATAGATATCAATGAAGGGGATTGTGGTGTAAAACCACTAGAAATAGCCAATGACTGTTTGTGCCACAATAGAACAAATGATCCACCTTGTATGGAAGCAGATATGGCTGGTGAGATTTTTGGCTGCAGAATGAAGAATACAAGCGCTTCTCCCACTGACAAGACAGCAGGTCAGAGAGTTGTGGATTCACTTGAATGTCCAGCAAAGCAGACTGTAAGTGGAGAGATGAAAAGTGACCTTTGGCAAGCAGAACATGAAAACCAAGATGACAATCAATGTGAATACAGCCCTGGAGAGTCTTATGAGCAGCTTCCAGACATAGCTTGCTTGGAGATCTCCTCCACCATGGACTGTATGGCACAATATCCCTATGAAGATTACACTTATGGTGAATTTGTCATAATGAGTGACTTCGTGGCTACTGAAGAAACACAG CTGAGCCTTTCATGTGGGGACAGGGTCGTTCTTCTGTGTGCAGTGACATCAGATTGGTGGTGGGTTGAACACAATGGTAACTGTGGGTATGTACCAGCCAGTCATTTGCACAGAGTATCAGATGAAGAAGACACCGAGGACGATGACCCCTGGCAGGACGAGGAATATTATGGAAGCTACAAAACTTTG AAACTACACTTGGAGATGCTGTCTGACCAGCCACGTACACAGACCTACAGAAATGTTATACTACAAAACAGTGCAGCTCTGAAAGGGAAACGAATCCTTGATCTGGGATGTGGAACTGGAATAATAAGTTTCTTCTGTGCACAGATGGCACAGCCAGAGGTT GTGTATGCTGTTGAAGCAAGTGATATTGCTGAACAAACAAGTAGGTTAGTTAAAGAAAATGCATTCTCCGGGATCATTAAAGTTATACGCCAGAAGGCAGAAGACTTGAAATTACCATCCAAAGTTGATGTTCTTGTGTCTGAGTGGATGGGAACCTGTTTGGTG TTTGAATTCATGTTGGAATCCGTTCTTCAAGTTCGGGACTTGTGGTTGGAAGAGGGTGGAATAATGTGGCCGAGTACTGCTTCTATTCACATGGTTCCGTGCAGTGCAGAGAAAGAATACGCCACCAAGGTTCTCTTCTGGGATTCACCCTATGGGCTGGATTTCAGGATGTTAAA GCCTATGGCTGTACAAGAGTTCCTATCAAAACCAAGCCCTGACTATGTGCTGAACACAGATGACTGTCTGTCTGAGCCCTGTGTCTTGATGAATTTAAACATGAAAACTCTAAAAATTGAAGAATTAGAG AAAATGAGTGGTCCCTTTACTTTTCATGTGAAGCGTGATGGCATGTTTCATGGTTTTACTACTTGGTTCAGTGTTGAATTCCAGAACATTGATAACAAGGAGCATGTGGAGCTGAATACAGGTCCTTTCAACCC GCTCACTCATTGGAAGCACACACTCTTTATGCTGGATGAACCTATTCAGACTCACAGAGGAGACAGGATTGAAGGCTCTGTGATATTTCATAGGAATCCCTTTTGGAGACGCCATCTATCTGTCACCCTTAACTGGTCTGTTACAGAGGAGTCAGCAACAACAGCTCACAGT GTTGGCTGCAAGGTATTTCCAATTTGGAGATAA